In Methanoculleus sp. SDB, a single window of DNA contains:
- a CDS encoding GTP-binding protein, whose product MSFIIRTKKTFSRFLKYFFKNQESRIGIYGPPNAGKTTLANRIVRDWTGDAVGPVSEIPHETRRARRKEGIIITGNNGGSITIDIVDTPGVTTKIDYKEFLEYGLEKEEAIKRAREATEGVAEAMHWLREDIDGVIYMLDATLDPFLQVNIMMVGIIESRNLPVIIVANKIDLPDASPSRIKSAFPQHPVISISGLEGDNVEELYEKMIEYFG is encoded by the coding sequence TTTTCAAGAATCAGGAATCGCGCATCGGTATATACGGTCCGCCGAATGCGGGAAAGACAACACTGGCCAACAGGATCGTTCGGGACTGGACGGGGGACGCTGTCGGGCCGGTCAGCGAAATTCCGCATGAAACGAGGCGTGCCCGTAGAAAGGAGGGAATAATAATCACCGGGAACAATGGCGGTTCAATCACCATCGATATCGTCGATACGCCCGGTGTAACGACAAAGATTGATTACAAGGAATTCCTTGAATACGGGCTCGAGAAGGAAGAAGCGATCAAACGCGCACGTGAAGCAACGGAAGGAGTTGCGGAGGCGATGCACTGGCTTCGGGAAGATATTGACGGTGTTATTTATATGCTCGACGCCACGCTTGATCCCTTCCTGCAGGTCAATATTATGATGGTCGGAATTATCGAGAGCAGGAACCTGCCCGTGATCATCGTCGCAAATAAGATCGACCTGCCCGATGCATCTCCGTCCCGTATAAAGAGTGCATTCCCTCAGCATCCGGTCATCTCGATATCCGGGCTTGAGGGTGATAACGTCGAGGAACTGTATGAAAAGATGATCGAGTACTT